Proteins encoded by one window of Cylindrospermum stagnale PCC 7417:
- a CDS encoding DsbA family protein: MRQFFLHLRNWAVFSLLCLLLTWSFPAQAASPIDSQLEQQVLQILRENPEVIIESVQAYQQAQQQKVQQTRQAFLQDLKTNTKAVIGDSPIKGSALKTVLIEFSDFECPYCAEANKTLKQLLAKYPNELTLVYKHFPLSQIHAEAVPAAKAAWAANQQGKFWEYNDALFTNQKQLGEALYLDIAKNLNLDLAKFKSDRILADAAIQKDLQLAQKLGLSGTPSFVINSKNFSGAVQLSEIESILERIR; this comes from the coding sequence ATGCGTCAATTTTTTCTGCATCTACGTAATTGGGCGGTTTTCAGCTTACTCTGTCTACTTTTAACCTGGTCATTCCCCGCACAAGCGGCTAGTCCGATTGATTCCCAATTAGAACAGCAAGTATTACAAATCCTCCGGGAAAACCCAGAGGTAATTATTGAATCTGTTCAGGCATACCAGCAAGCACAGCAACAGAAAGTACAGCAAACACGGCAGGCTTTTTTACAGGATTTAAAAACCAATACCAAAGCGGTGATTGGTGACTCTCCCATTAAGGGAAGTGCATTAAAAACAGTGCTGATAGAATTCTCTGATTTTGAATGTCCTTACTGTGCTGAAGCCAATAAAACCCTGAAACAGTTATTAGCAAAGTATCCAAATGAGTTGACATTGGTTTACAAACATTTTCCTTTAAGTCAAATTCATGCTGAAGCAGTACCTGCTGCTAAAGCCGCTTGGGCAGCAAATCAACAGGGCAAATTCTGGGAATATAATGATGCTCTGTTTACTAATCAAAAGCAACTTGGTGAAGCACTGTATTTAGATATTGCCAAAAATCTAAATTTAGATTTAGCAAAGTTTAAAAGTGACCGCATTCTTGCCGATGCCGCAATTCAAAAAGACCTCCAACTAGCTCAAAAGTTGGGGCTTTCTGGCACGCCTTCCTTTGTAATTAATAGTAAAAACTTTTCTGGTGCAGTGCAGTTATCGGAAATCGAGAGTATATTGGAGCGTATCCGGTAA
- a CDS encoding sulfurtransferase: protein MDTKLLISPKELSSLLAEKSSQTVVIDTRSPEEYAVSHLPESINIRAFFTYLLDKSSPEGLKKLQEYFAEIMSEVGISGAERLIVYEDTLNKGYGQSCRAAFLLKYLGCAEVSVLHGGYQGWLAAGLPTTDDAPESESSIFRLHPDASIMVSTAEMLQALDDPAIIKLDVRDRIEWQGLSSSPYAPDYCPRKGRIPKAVWLEWHLLMNSDSQIPMFRSKAEILAICRSVGITADSIVYVYCFKGSRAANTLIALEEAGIKAKNYFGSWNEWSRDSSLPIDSRVI from the coding sequence GTGGACACAAAACTCCTCATTTCCCCTAAAGAACTATCTTCTTTATTAGCAGAAAAATCTTCACAAACTGTCGTTATAGATACGCGAAGTCCTGAAGAATATGCTGTTTCTCACCTTCCTGAATCTATTAATATTCGGGCATTTTTCACTTATCTTTTGGATAAGTCTTCTCCAGAAGGATTAAAGAAATTGCAAGAGTATTTTGCTGAAATTATGAGTGAGGTAGGAATATCTGGTGCGGAACGGTTAATTGTCTATGAGGATACTTTAAATAAGGGCTACGGACAATCTTGTCGAGCGGCTTTTCTACTTAAATATTTGGGTTGTGCTGAGGTATCTGTGCTGCATGGGGGATATCAAGGATGGCTGGCTGCTGGTTTACCCACCACTGATGATGCACCTGAAAGTGAAAGCAGCATATTTAGATTACATCCCGATGCTTCGATTATGGTTTCTACCGCCGAGATGTTGCAGGCGCTTGATGATCCGGCGATTATTAAATTAGATGTGCGCGATCGCATAGAATGGCAAGGACTGAGTTCTTCTCCCTATGCTCCAGATTATTGTCCTCGCAAGGGTAGAATCCCTAAGGCCGTATGGCTAGAATGGCATCTGCTGATGAATTCTGACTCTCAAATCCCCATGTTTCGCTCAAAAGCCGAAATTTTGGCAATTTGTCGGTCTGTGGGTATTACCGCAGATTCCATTGTCTACGTTTACTGCTTTAAGGGTTCCAGGGCGGCTAATACATTGATTGCTCTGGAAGAAGCTGGAATTAAGGCTAAAAATTATTTTGGTTCTTGGAATGAATGGTCGCGCGATTCGTCTCTCCCCATTGATAGCCGCGTCATCTAA
- a CDS encoding transposase gives MKYNPDIRHRRSIRLRGYDYSQPGAYFVTICTQHHECFLGELVNGDMKFIVRGGIAYQFWLHIPNHFPNVELDEFVFMPNHIHGIIVITDKFTLKKPTLGQIVAYYKYQTTKIINQIDDTPGLRIWQRNYYDRIIRNQNTLHIAQQYILANPLRWPKDPHNPRRGGVSPPS, from the coding sequence GTGAAATATAATCCTGATATTCGCCATCGCCGATCAATTCGCTTGCGGGGATACGATTATTCACAACCAGGTGCATATTTTGTCACCATTTGCACGCAACACCACGAATGTTTTTTAGGCGAGTTGGTGAATGGGGATATGAAGTTTATAGTCAGGGGTGGAATCGCATATCAGTTTTGGTTACACATCCCCAATCATTTTCCTAATGTTGAATTAGATGAATTCGTCTTTATGCCTAATCACATTCATGGAATTATCGTGATTACTGATAAATTTACGCTGAAAAAACCGACATTGGGGCAAATTGTCGCGTATTACAAATACCAAACAACGAAAATAATTAATCAAATTGATGACACCCCTGGACTTCGGATATGGCAGCGTAATTATTACGATCGCATCATCCGCAATCAAAACACATTACACATCGCACAGCAATACATTCTGGCAAATCCCCTACGTTGGCCAAAAGATCCACACAACCCCCGTAGGGGCGGGGTCTCCCCGCCCTCTTAA
- a CDS encoding HEAT repeat domain-containing protein, producing MGIDFQRYLESICTKYQHWWSLDKLKDTVGWQQADGEKLSSLFDFGLMAQIIERRQQQAEKTERISVLKELRNYAPTESVLLIGRPGAGKSTTLARLLVEAAKEALQNQQNQIPVLVELRYYKDYYDTSVLDLVKAFLKRHKLRLDISTLEDLLNEGRFLLLMDGINELPDNDARTKIKLFRRDNADIPMIFTTRDGGDDLGIEKKLEMQPLSDVEVQRFIDDCMPGQTKEILQQLRDRLRELGQTPLVMWMLYFIFQKTRDVPLSSGEALRKFTQLYERSSKDDVPVTKESRDWWSGLLEHLAFEMMQADKPTDFRLSISERDAEKNFTEFLQGREEYPERLANICFKDLLKHHLIQRNPQNGEIEFCHQLLQEYYAAESLLQRLDQIIDDNLKYYYLNYLKWTEPLSLMLALPEIKDKQAERVVKLALDVDFRLGARLAGEVKREFQEKTVGLVAKLELDQELKIRLLCITRSNITYKHLCQILKDMDNKTYLREMYLNAKGESSGNIILLLNLYKIGSKITAKILPPDINIVQLFKKSIHSNQSSNNYQLEAIEEQDSRWFMKFIESEENIKKSIAFNLFHQQEAVSVRGCFWYYIDSNIINQIGIEIALSLLLRALKEDESSDMRSQAASVLGFIGNKAVIPDLCNSLEDKSSTVYKSAYESLIKIIQPELLNLVSKYLVTISKDTKDLIDGILTKISKIQEKRGYFNHIIATSPPPEEENQSNPLLNTLNKLEKTMSETPKYVFHNPNIGNFADTVQSGGRQQAIQHIQTPEQKQNLAEAAKEIQQLLEQLAKTNPTIVESQNKDIVVTAIHQEIKRNPTIKARLVNALKSGGTEALKQALDAIFKNPLVSISVETIKGFIEAE from the coding sequence ATGGGCATTGATTTTCAAAGATACCTAGAATCTATTTGCACTAAATATCAACATTGGTGGAGCCTGGATAAGCTCAAAGATACCGTAGGTTGGCAACAAGCAGATGGGGAAAAATTATCCTCACTGTTTGATTTTGGCTTGATGGCGCAGATAATTGAGCGAAGACAACAGCAAGCTGAAAAAACAGAACGTATCTCAGTTTTGAAAGAATTGCGTAATTATGCCCCTACGGAGTCGGTGCTGTTGATAGGGCGTCCAGGTGCAGGAAAATCCACAACTTTAGCGCGGCTGTTGGTGGAAGCAGCCAAAGAAGCACTCCAAAATCAGCAAAACCAGATTCCGGTGTTGGTGGAGTTGCGATATTACAAAGATTATTACGATACTTCAGTGCTGGATTTAGTGAAAGCTTTTCTGAAACGGCACAAGTTGCGTTTGGATATTTCTACATTAGAAGACTTGTTAAATGAGGGGCGATTTTTGCTGTTAATGGATGGCATCAACGAATTACCTGACAACGATGCTCGAACAAAAATCAAACTTTTCCGTCGGGATAACGCTGATATACCCATGATATTCACCACAAGAGATGGTGGTGATGATTTGGGGATTGAAAAGAAATTAGAAATGCAACCCCTGTCAGATGTTGAGGTACAGCGGTTTATCGATGACTGTATGCCAGGGCAGACTAAGGAAATTTTACAACAATTACGCGATCGCTTGCGAGAATTGGGACAAACGCCGCTAGTAATGTGGATGCTCTATTTCATATTTCAGAAAACGCGAGATGTGCCTTTAAGTAGCGGGGAGGCATTGCGTAAGTTTACTCAGTTGTATGAACGTAGTTCTAAAGATGATGTCCCAGTTACCAAGGAGTCCCGTGACTGGTGGTCTGGTTTATTGGAACATCTAGCTTTTGAAATGATGCAAGCTGATAAACCTACAGATTTTCGGTTGAGTATTTCCGAAAGAGACGCAGAGAAAAATTTTACAGAATTTCTACAAGGTAGGGAGGAGTATCCAGAACGTTTAGCGAATATTTGTTTCAAAGATTTGCTAAAGCACCACTTGATTCAACGCAACCCTCAAAATGGCGAGATTGAATTTTGTCACCAACTCCTTCAAGAATACTACGCCGCAGAATCTTTACTGCAACGGCTTGACCAAATTATTGATGACAACCTGAAATATTATTATCTGAATTATTTGAAGTGGACAGAACCTTTATCACTAATGTTGGCACTGCCTGAAATAAAAGACAAACAGGCGGAGCGAGTAGTAAAGTTAGCTCTAGATGTGGATTTTAGGTTAGGAGCAAGGTTAGCAGGAGAGGTGAAGCGAGAGTTCCAAGAAAAAACAGTTGGTTTAGTTGCTAAATTAGAACTTGATCAAGAACTAAAAATTAGACTATTGTGTATAACCAGATCCAATATAACTTATAAACACTTATGCCAAATATTGAAAGATATGGATAACAAAACGTATTTACGTGAGATGTACTTAAACGCAAAAGGAGAAAGCTCTGGGAACATTATTTTACTTCTAAATTTATATAAAATTGGTAGTAAGATTACTGCCAAGATTCTTCCACCAGATATAAATATTGTACAGTTATTTAAAAAATCGATACATTCAAATCAAAGTTCCAATAATTACCAGCTAGAAGCTATAGAGGAACAAGACTCTAGGTGGTTTATGAAATTTATTGAATCTGAGGAAAACATAAAAAAATCTATTGCTTTTAATTTGTTTCATCAACAAGAAGCAGTATCAGTTAGAGGTTGCTTTTGGTATTATATAGATAGCAATATAATAAATCAGATCGGTATTGAAATAGCACTATCTTTGCTACTAAGAGCTTTAAAAGAAGATGAAAGTAGTGATATGCGTAGTCAAGCTGCTTCAGTTCTAGGATTTATAGGTAACAAGGCAGTAATTCCTGATTTATGTAATTCTCTAGAAGATAAAAGTTCTACAGTATATAAATCTGCATATGAATCATTAATAAAAATTATTCAACCTGAGTTGCTAAATTTAGTATCTAAGTATTTAGTCACTATCTCGAAAGATACAAAGGATTTAATTGATGGTATACTGACTAAAATATCAAAGATTCAAGAAAAGCGCGGTTACTTTAACCATATAATCGCAACTTCTCCCCCACCTGAAGAGGAGAATCAATCTAATCCTTTGCTCAATACTCTAAACAAACTTGAAAAAACAATGTCAGAAACTCCTAAATATGTTTTTCATAATCCTAACATCGGCAATTTTGCTGATACTGTCCAATCAGGTGGACGCCAGCAAGCTATTCAACACATTCAAACCCCAGAACAAAAACAAAATCTGGCAGAAGCAGCAAAAGAAATTCAACAACTTTTAGAACAACTAGCTAAAACAAATCCAACAATAGTCGAATCTCAAAATAAAGATATTGTAGTGACAGCAATTCATCAAGAAATTAAGCGCAATCCTACAATTAAAGCAAGATTAGTAAATGCTCTAAAATCTGGCGGAACAGAAGCATTAAAACAGGCATTAGATGCAATATTTAAAAACCCACTTGTCAGCATCTCCGTAGAAACAATTAAAGGATTTATCGAAGCTGAATAA